The following is a genomic window from Butyricimonas faecihominis.
ATAAATTCGTTTTGTTATCGTCTTTTTTACATTTCCATAAGCCATCAACATCAATATTTTATCATAAGGTCTTCCTCCACATATTTGTTGCATGGTCCAATGAGCCGGCCAAATAAATAATGCACTTTCTTTACTAGCCGGATATTGCAAAGGAATACTTGTTGAACCTCCTGAAGATGTATAATTATAGGTTTCAGACTTAATTTCAGGATAGTATTTTCTCAAATCATCCTTAGTTATAATAGGAATATTTTCCCATATAATATTTTTCAAGTTGTGATAATCAAATCCTTTAGAATCTAAAAATTCTCGATATTTGGGATTATTTTGCACATGAAATTGAAAAATTTTCATGGCATTTTCTTGCATTTCACATTTAATTGTTACCTCTGTACCTTCATATTGACGTTCTAAATTTTGTTTATAAATAGATTTCAAATTTCCTCGCCGTACAAAAGACATCAATAATACTCGCCAATTCATCATTTCAATAATATATTATATAATCGGATTATATTCTTTTCCATAGATTCTATGGTAAATTCTTTAGATTTTTTTAAAGAGTTTCTGCCAAAGTTTTCTCGCAAATTTTTGTTTTCAATCAACAAACGAAGTACATAAAACAATTGTTCTATATCACCAGGTGCTATTAAATATCCATGTTCAGATGATTTCACTAATTCTGGAATTCCCCCTGTATTCGACGCAATAATCGGGATACCATAACTCATAGCTTCAATTATCGCAATCCCCAAAGATTCAAAATATGAAGGCTGTAAATAAATATCAGTTTGAGCTAATAATTCATTTTTTTGTATATCATCCAACCATCCATCATAATGCACAAAATCTATAATATTTCCTTCTTTCATTTTAGCCAATAAATGTTTTTCATCACCAATTCCGCCAATGTGTAATTCTATTTTATCTCTAAAATACTCTCTATTAACTACCATACAATCAATAATATCGAATACGCCCTTATTATTATCAATTGTTCCTAAAAAAGAAATTCGTATTTTGCCATCATTATTTATTTTCTTTTCATATAAAGGAGGTTGTATTGCATTATACAATACAAAAATATTTTCATTTAGATTTAACTCTCGAAACAATTCCCCAAAATATTTTGAAACCCCCACAACAAAATCAGCTTGCTTGCAAATAAATCTGACATAACGAGAAGAATTATTATAAAAAAGCTCAAATTCACCGCCATGCAAATGTAAGATAACTTTACGTCGAAAGATTTTAGCTAATAAAATATAAACAGACTCCCTATAGAAAAATCGGTACGAGGCTGTATGAACATGTACAATTTTCACTGAAGAAAAAATACAATAATATAATAATTTAAAAAACGCAACAATTGCTAATCCTAATTGCACCCATTTCGTTGTGAAACGATGCGAACATATAAACAAAAATGGGGAAAAGATTTTAGAATAAAGATGCAACAAGAATGCTATTCCTCCCTTCCCATTAAAATCAGTTCCTATTATCAGTACCTTTCGGCATAATTCTCCCGAAATCATATCCATGTATTAATTTATCACTTGTAATAAATAAAACACTCAATAAAGGAGCTAGCATTGTATTATTAAAACCATGTCCAGCCATACAAGAAGCACCTATCCACAAGCATCCTGCTATAGATAAAGTAAAAGATAATGACGACGGCTTCCTCCCAAAAGCCTTCAATATTCTCTGTAATATTAATAATTGTATTAAAATCATCAAACTACCAAAAAACCAGCCAAAAGAAAGTATCATATCATACCAATCCGACTCTATAGACTTTGTTTCCAAAGATGAGGGATATAATTCTCCAAGAGCACTCATTCCCCCCGTAAAACCTTTACCAATTAATATCTCGCCCCAATTAAAATTCTTTATCACTTGTTTTCCAAGAATTATCAAATTTTCTCGTGGCAATATAGCAGATTCAATAGAAAAACGCTCCATCGTATAAGTATCAAAACCAGATATAAAAATATATATTGAAACTATACCATAAATAATTATCCCACCACCCAACAAACAAACAAACAATTTATTTACTTTAGAAAATTTGATCATGTTATCTCGTACAAATAAAAAATATAGCAACATCGCAGGCCAAGCAACAGCTGTTCCTAAAAGTGCTGCACGAGAGCCAATCAACATTGTACCCAAACTTATAACAATCGCAATTAACCACATTTTTCCTTTAGCATAGAAAGCATACCAAATTGATATACAATTGGCTAATATCATGTAAAGTCCTAATGAATTACCATCGGCATAAAATGCTTTTGTACCAAATCCAAAATCATCTCCATAAGATTTTA
Proteins encoded in this region:
- a CDS encoding glycosyltransferase family 4 protein, giving the protein MDMISGELCRKVLIIGTDFNGKGGIAFLLHLYSKIFSPFLFICSHRFTTKWVQLGLAIVAFFKLLYYCIFSSVKIVHVHTASYRFFYRESVYILLAKIFRRKVILHLHGGEFELFYNNSSRYVRFICKQADFVVGVSKYFGELFRELNLNENIFVLYNAIQPPLYEKKINNDGKIRISFLGTIDNNKGVFDIIDCMVVNREYFRDKIELHIGGIGDEKHLLAKMKEGNIIDFVHYDGWLDDIQKNELLAQTDIYLQPSYFESLGIAIIEAMSYGIPIIASNTGGIPELVKSSEHGYLIAPGDIEQLFYVLRLLIENKNLRENFGRNSLKKSKEFTIESMEKNIIRLYNILLK
- a CDS encoding O-antigen ligase family protein, whose protein sequence is MVSLRINLLNFYVVFLPRVLFICFIVIDSLNGYLQEFYNLHTPIGVLSRGIMLLLISSCVFVKINLFIYKLFKLLVWVYLFAIPLWYINGSELIFFREVQYLFRFIYFFCILFYFYSYRCCFSIKELLNLIVISAFIISVINIFCFFSGLGIKSYGDDFGFGTKAFYADGNSLGLYMILANCISIWYAFYAKGKMWLIAIVISLGTMLIGSRAALLGTAVAWPAMLLYFLFVRDNMIKFSKVNKLFVCLLGGGIIIYGIVSIYIFISGFDTYTMERFSIESAILPRENLIILGKQVIKNFNWGEILIGKGFTGGMSALGELYPSSLETKSIESDWYDMILSFGWFFGSLMILIQLLILQRILKAFGRKPSSLSFTLSIAGCLWIGASCMAGHGFNNTMLAPLLSVLFITSDKLIHGYDFGRIMPKGTDNRN